In one Candidatus Hydrogenedentota bacterium genomic region, the following are encoded:
- the aroQ gene encoding type II 3-dehydroquinate dehydratase, with amino-acid sequence MKVLVIHGPNLNLLGSREPETYGSATLDDINRMLREEASRLGIELSTVQSNSEGALVEAIQAASGWADVIIINPAAYTHTSVALRDAISAVGIPTIEVHLSNIHAREEFRHKSHIAPVAIGQIAGFGADSYRLALIAAKNVTRA; translated from the coding sequence ATGAAAGTACTCGTAATCCACGGCCCAAACTTGAACTTGTTGGGAAGCCGCGAACCGGAAACGTACGGTTCCGCAACCCTGGACGACATCAACAGGATGCTCCGCGAGGAAGCAAGCCGCCTCGGGATCGAGCTCAGCACGGTTCAGTCGAATTCCGAGGGCGCGCTGGTGGAGGCAATACAAGCGGCGAGCGGATGGGCCGACGTGATCATCATCAATCCCGCCGCTTACACGCACACCAGCGTTGCCTTGCGCGACGCCATCTCCGCCGTGGGCATACCCACCATCGAGGTTCACTTGTCTAACATCCACGCCCGGGAGGAGTTTCGCCACAAGTCTCATATCGCGCCCGTCGCAATAGGGCAAATTGCAGGTTTTGGCGCGGACAGTTACAGGCTGGCCCTTATCGCGGCCAAGAATGTCACTCGCGCATGA
- a CDS encoding Xaa-Pro peptidase family protein, which yields MRQRIPKLRERLAAAGGDAFFSLSPPANQYLSGFRGSTSAIAVTHTEAVFLCDFRYTEQAQIQVEGWAVEEVSGSLPTRLAERLAGLGARTAVYDPQGLTVAQLSEIQQAHDATLKPDADIVAALRQIKEPGEIEAIRQASALAEGVLADLMCELRAGTTEREFAARFEYEFKRRGASGPAFDTIVLFGPRTSLPHGAPDDTPLKTGDAVLLDFGCRLNGYCSDLTRTYAFGTIPQPWFEGAYELVLTAQRIALEAARPGISARELDATARDLIEEAGQGKHFGHGLGHGVGIEVHEAPRMNRESETILEPGMVITIEPGVYLPGQGGIRIEDLVAVTQGGCDVLSETSKELRVIQT from the coding sequence ATGAGACAGCGAATTCCAAAACTCCGCGAACGGCTTGCAGCGGCTGGGGGCGACGCTTTCTTCAGCCTGTCCCCCCCGGCCAACCAGTATCTTTCAGGATTCAGGGGCTCGACGTCGGCCATCGCCGTCACCCATACCGAGGCGGTGTTCTTGTGTGATTTCCGCTACACCGAACAAGCCCAGATTCAGGTGGAGGGCTGGGCCGTCGAAGAGGTCTCCGGCAGTCTGCCCACTCGTCTGGCAGAGCGGCTGGCCGGTCTGGGAGCAAGAACCGCCGTCTACGACCCCCAGGGGCTGACCGTTGCCCAACTGTCTGAAATCCAGCAGGCGCATGACGCAACATTGAAGCCTGACGCCGACATCGTGGCCGCGCTCCGTCAAATCAAAGAACCGGGAGAAATAGAGGCCATTCGACAGGCATCGGCTCTGGCCGAGGGCGTGCTTGCCGACCTGATGTGCGAATTGCGCGCCGGCACGACCGAGCGCGAGTTCGCGGCACGTTTCGAGTACGAATTCAAACGGCGCGGCGCATCGGGGCCAGCATTCGACACCATTGTCCTGTTTGGACCGCGCACATCGTTACCCCACGGCGCGCCGGACGATACGCCGTTGAAGACGGGCGACGCCGTCCTTCTCGACTTCGGCTGCAGACTCAATGGTTATTGCTCCGACTTGACTCGAACCTACGCTTTCGGTACGATCCCGCAACCGTGGTTCGAGGGGGCTTACGAGCTGGTCTTGACTGCTCAGCGCATCGCCCTCGAGGCGGCACGCCCGGGCATCTCGGCCCGTGAGTTGGATGCGACGGCACGCGATTTGATCGAAGAAGCGGGCCAGGGAAAGCACTTCGGGCATGGCTTGGGGCACGGCGTGGGCATCGAGGTCCACGAAGCTCCCCGCATGAATCGTGAATCCGAGACTATACTGGAACCGGGCATGGTAATTACTATCGAGCCCGGCGTTTACTTGCCCGGTCAGGGAGGCATACGCATCGAGGATCTGGTCGCCGTGACCCAAGGCGGCTGCGACGTGCTCTCAGAAACGTCCAAGGAGTTGAGGGTAATTCAAACATGA